In the Alicycliphilus denitrificans K601 genome, TCGTCTATCGCGGTACGTTTTTCTCGTCTATCGGCGTACAGCTTTCTCGTCTATCGGCGTACATGCCACTTAGAAAAAGTCTTACGCGACAAGGACTTACGACAGCTTATCCACAGCGTAACACGCGCGCGCGTTTTAACGCCTTCTTATTTAACGTTTTAACGCCGCCGAAGGGGGGGTGCCCCCCCTTCTCGAACCCTCCCGGCCGGCTTCGCCGTCCTCCCATCCCCCCAGGGGCTTTGCCCCTCGGCCTTCGGCCTCACCCCAAGTCGTGCGCGCCCTTGGCGCGAGTGCTTACAAAGCCCGGCTGCGCCGGGCGGGGGTGCTCCACCGCCCTGCAACCACGGTCTAAGCGGCTCAGGCCGTCCGCAAGCGGCCGTCCTGACCTGCCCCGCAAGCGGGGCACCCTACGGGCGCTAAGACACCGGATAAATCACGCCCGCCGCGTCCTACGGCCGCGCCGGCCGCTCAACCGGGCGCGCTGCGCGCCGTGGAAGACCGTCCCTGCTACACAACCGTCAAAAAGTCTTCAAAAGGGAGGGGCGAAGCCTTCCGCGATGGGCATGACGGCTTAAAAGGGCTGAAATGGCCGCGCAGGAGGCCCGCTACGGCGTTTTCTGACCATTGGCCAGCCCTGACCCCTCGGACACCCGGAAAAATCGCTTGTAGCGCGTTCTGTGCGGTCGATTTTTTTGCTGAACAGCTCATGCGAACCGCTGGCCAGCCACTGCCCTACGGCGGCCGCCTCGATGCGAGCCGGATGCCTGCCGGCGAAAGTGAACACGATAGACGAATCACTGCCCGCGAAGGCTCTGTTTCCGGGGCTTGGCGGTCGAATTCGAGTGCCAGCACGCATGAAATCGGCCTGATCCTGGCTAACTTGCCCATTTTTCCCGGCCTGGAGCCATTCGAGGCTCGGGCCGACGCGCCCGATTCGTCTATCGGGGGCTTTTCCAGAAGGACGGCCGCCGAGGTGGCCACCGACCTGCTTCCACCACCAGCTCGACGCCGGCACGCCGAAGGCAAGGGCGACGGCGGCCGATCCCGACCGGCACTTCGCCTGTTGCGTTTGTTGTTGTTTGCTGTAAAATACAACATACAACAACAAACAACACAATCAACCGAAAGGAGCCTGTCATGGCAAGCGAAGCGATCATCACGGAAGAACTGATCTGTAAAGCCGCCGAACAACTGGCGGCAGAGGGGATGCGCCCGACGAACGAGACGGTGCGCGAACTGCTGGCGAAGTGGACGAGCACGAAGGGCGGCAGCTACGCCACCATCGGCCCGGTGCTGCGCGCCTGGAAGGCCCGCCGCAAGGCTGCCGAGTCGGCCGAGCCGGTACGCGAGGCCGCGCCCCAGGTTGTGCTCGACAAGGTGCAGGGCTGGGCTTCGGACATGTGGGGCGTGGCCCTAGAGCTTGCCAATGGCCGCTTGGCCTCCGAGCGTGAATCCCTGGAGCGGGTGCGTCAGGAACTCGAAGCCGAGACAGCGGAGGCGCTGGCCCTGGCCGAGAAGCGAGAGGACGAGCGCGATGAAGCACGCCGGCAAGCCGCCGAGCTGACCGACCAACTCGCCAGCCTTCAAGTCGACGTGGCTGCGCAAACCGAACGGGCTGCGGCTGGTGAAGCACGGGCGGCAGAGCTGGAGAAGCGGGCCAATGAGGTGCATGACGACCTGAAGGCCGAGCGTGCGCGGCGTGATGAAGCGGAGGCTGCGCGCCGGACGGTGGAAGCCGAGCTTTC is a window encoding:
- a CDS encoding DNA-binding protein, with the translated sequence MASEAIITEELICKAAEQLAAEGMRPTNETVRELLAKWTSTKGGSYATIGPVLRAWKARRKAAESAEPVREAAPQVVLDKVQGWASDMWGVALELANGRLASERESLERVRQELEAETAEALALAEKREDERDEARRQAAELTDQLASLQVDVAAQTERAAAGEARAAELEKRANEVHDDLKAERARRDEAEAARRTVEAELSTQRADVARLSQQAADLERELAQVRGELARVQDQGAAELAAARKEHAEGAAAQRAQHDAEVGRLKDAHQQALHDQKQRSVEVIGKLETSKQRMEAELDEARKEARDAAAQLGRVTGELDALRSQVASQEATIRGFTAKKADKT